The Chrysiogenia bacterium genome includes a region encoding these proteins:
- a CDS encoding D-alanine--D-alanine ligase, with translation MKISKDMKVGVLLGGLSSEREVSLRSGTAMAAALKARGYKVATIDVGRDLPSKLTRAKIDVAVNALHGKWGEDGCVQGLLEVMGIPYTGSGVVASAICMDKAATKRILSAAGLSTASFIELRIPAKGVAAYLESVESPFGYPVVVKPNSEGSSVGVEMVQRAGELQRVLKGAARKSKHLLLEKFIAGRELSVAVLDGKPLGTVEIKTRRNFYDYKAKYTKGETEYLVPAPLDAVVERRLMDEAARVHTLLGCRGVSRVDFILAEGLEGNILEINTLPGMTELSLVPKIAAGAGYSYEDLCEEILKGASLSVG, from the coding sequence ATGAAGATCAGCAAGGACATGAAGGTCGGCGTGCTGCTGGGCGGCCTTTCCAGCGAGCGGGAAGTCTCGCTCCGCTCGGGAACCGCGATGGCGGCGGCCCTCAAGGCGCGCGGCTACAAGGTTGCCACCATCGACGTGGGCCGCGACCTGCCCAGCAAGCTCACGCGCGCGAAGATCGACGTCGCCGTCAACGCGCTCCACGGCAAGTGGGGCGAGGACGGCTGCGTGCAGGGGCTGCTCGAAGTGATGGGCATTCCCTACACGGGCTCGGGCGTCGTTGCCTCGGCCATCTGCATGGACAAGGCGGCGACCAAGCGCATCCTCTCGGCGGCGGGACTCTCGACCGCCTCGTTCATCGAGCTGCGCATCCCCGCCAAGGGGGTTGCGGCTTACCTGGAATCGGTGGAGTCGCCATTTGGCTACCCGGTGGTGGTGAAGCCCAACTCCGAGGGCTCTTCGGTCGGCGTGGAGATGGTGCAGCGCGCGGGCGAATTGCAGCGCGTGCTCAAGGGCGCGGCGCGCAAGAGCAAGCATCTGCTCCTCGAAAAGTTCATCGCCGGGCGCGAGCTCTCGGTCGCCGTGCTCGATGGAAAACCGCTGGGCACGGTGGAGATCAAGACGCGCCGGAATTTCTACGACTACAAGGCGAAATACACCAAGGGCGAGACCGAATACCTGGTGCCCGCGCCGCTCGATGCGGTGGTGGAGCGCCGCCTCATGGACGAGGCCGCGCGCGTGCACACGCTGCTGGGATGCCGGGGCGTGAGCCGCGTGGACTTCATCCTGGCCGAGGGGCTCGAGGGCAACATCCTGGAGATCAACACGCTGCCGGGAATGACCGAGCTCTCGCTCGTGCCGAAGATCGCGGCGGGAGCGGGCTACAGCTATGAAGATTTGTGCGAGGAGATTCTAAAGGGCG